The following proteins come from a genomic window of Stigmatopora nigra isolate UIUO_SnigA chromosome 9, RoL_Snig_1.1, whole genome shotgun sequence:
- the dnaaf11 gene encoding dynein axonemal assembly factor 11: protein MQWLCVKIRASLTYAFSRCYLNAASVPFIGFRDNRRATMVNITEDLLRRRAEHNECEIFSLEEVSLHQQDIERIEHIERWCRDLKILYLQNNLIPRIENVGRLKKLEYLNLALNNIQVIENLEGCESLQKLDLTLNFVGRLSSVAALKENPHLGQLFLVGNPCALFQGYRDYVIATLPQLQCLDGTAVTRSERITANQGLEDLTRRILEQEDQYLSGNAQGKEEGAVDQTESQQTGGSTDSKQEDGTESDEERREKEFWHTPCSFTPESRLQAHRHLEKKRMAKEKGEQKKVKPPRTLITADGRVLNVNEPKLDFSLTEDDHNNRIVLDLAVYRHMDTSLMDVDVQPTYVRVSVKGKTFQMVLPAEVKPDSSTAQRSQTTGHLLLHMPRAEGEIKAPRNAPRPSKDAARCRPATSAPNPREVGVPQWLEVEAKCSLDIANIVACRRADQGPLEAFRQNPAATTPTTSDAFTDDPDVPPLV from the exons ATGCAATGGTTGTGTGTTAAAATTCGTGCAAGTTTGACGTATGCCTTTTCCCGTTGTTACCTGAACGCAGCATCCGTGCCTTTCATCGGTTTCCGCGACAACCGCCGAGCGACGATGGTCAACA TTACAGAAGATCTGCTCCGCCGTCGGGCCGAGCACAACGAGTGCGAGATCTTCTCCCTGGAGGAGGTGTCGCTGCACCAGCAGGACATCGAGAGGATCGAGCACATCGAGCGCTGGTGCAGGGATCTCAAGATCCTCTACCTGCAGAACAACCTCATTCCACGCATCG AGAACGTGGGCCGCCTGAAAAAGTTGGAGTACCTGAACCTGGCCTTGAACAACATCCAAGTCATTGAGAACCTAGAAG GCTGCGAGAGTTTACAAAAGTTGGACCTGACGCTCAACTTTGTGGGCCGTCTGAGCAGCGTGGCCGCCCTCAAAGAAAACCCGCACCTGGGCCAGCTCTTCTTAGTGGGAAACCCCTGCGCACTCTTCCAAGGCTACCGGGATTACGTCATCGCCACCCTGCCGCAACTCCAG TGTCTGGACGGGACGGCGGTGACGCGCTCTGAGCGCATCACGGCCAATCAGGGCTTGGAGGATCTTACCCGGCGGATCCTGGAGCAGGAGGACCAATACCTCAGCGGGAACGCTCAGGGGAAGGAAGAGGGGGCCGTCGACCAGACGGAAAGCCAACAAACTGGCGG TTCTACCGACTCCAAGCAGGAAGACGGGACCGAATCGGACGAGGAGCGCCGGGAGAAAGAGTTCTGGCACACCCCGTGCTCCTTCACCCCCGAATCCCGCCTGCAAGCGCACCGCCACTTGGAGAAGAAAAGAATGGCCAAAGAAAA AGGCGAGCAGAAGAAAGTGAAGCCCCCAAGGACCCTGATAACTGCCGACGGACGAGTCTTGAACGTCAATGAACCCAA ATTGGACTTCTCCCTGACGGAAGACGACCACAACAACAGGATCGTCCTGGACTTGGCGGTGTACAG GCACATGGACACCTCGCTGATGGACGTGGACGTGCAACCAACCTACGTTAGAGTTTCCGTCAAAGGAAAA ACGTTTCAGATGGTCCTGCCGGCCGAGGTGAAACCCGACAGCTCCACGGCGCAGAGGTCGCAGACCACGGGACATCTCCTGCTCCACATGCCCAGG GCCGAAGGTGAAATCAAGGCGCCGAGAAACGCTCCACGTCCGTCCAAAGACGCCGCCCGCTGCCGACCTGCCACAAGTGCTCCTAACCCGAG AGAGGTTGGCGTACCCCAATGGCTAGAAGTGGAAGCCAAGTGCAGTCTGGACATCGCCAACATTGTGGCGTGCCGGCGCGCGGACCAAGGCCCGCTGGAAGCGTTCCGCCAAAATCCGGCCGCCACCACCCCTACGACCTCGGACGCGTTTACGGACGACCCGGACGTGCCGCCTCTGGTCTGA
- the basp1 gene encoding brain acid soluble protein 1 homolog, which translates to MGGKLSKKKKGYDVNDDKAKEQDAKAGEGAAPDEDQATKDGPAAVAADSNDVAPAANAKEPEKEAAAAEPKTEGEAKETPAAPPKEAPPAVKDEADAKKTEAPPKEETPDSTAAPEAPPKDGVVEAPSKDQSVVAQE; encoded by the coding sequence ATGGGAGGAAAACTgagcaagaagaagaagggcTACGACGTCAACGACGACAAGGCCAAAGAGCAGGACGCCAAGGCCGGCGAGGGGGCGGCGCCTGACGAGGACCAGGCGACCAAGGACGGccccgccgccgtcgccgccgactCCAACGACGTGGCGCCCGCCGCCAACGCCAAGGAGCCGGAAAaggaggccgccgccgccgagccgAAAACAGAGGGCGAGGCCAAGGAGACCCCGGCGGCTCCCCCGAAGGAGGCCCCCCCCGCCGTCAAAGATGAGGCCGACGCCAAAAAGACTGAGGCCCCCCCCAAAGAGGAGACCCCCGACTCGACGGCGGCCCCCGAGGCGCCCCCTAAGGACGGCGTGGTGGAGGCCCCGAGCAAAGATCAAAGCGTGGTGGCCCAAGAGTGA